One segment of Pristis pectinata isolate sPriPec2 chromosome 3, sPriPec2.1.pri, whole genome shotgun sequence DNA contains the following:
- the gtpbp3 gene encoding tRNA modification GTPase GTPBP3, mitochondrial, whose translation MDSFVTFLTGIGTVRKLKEDKGIGQNSLHQMGNESSSSSLKLQCAFHASFVRTQCSDTYERRTIFALSSGHGRCGVAVIRVSGPASRDALSFLTGRRPLPPARAAVIRPLLDPRSGERLDVALVLWFPGPRSFTGEDCCEFHVHGGSAVVSGVLQALGSLPGLHPAEAGEFTKRAFQNGKLDLTEVEGLGDLIHAETEAQRRQALRQMAGDLGQLYRAWSERLTRCLAHAEAYIDFSEDDNIEEGVLDTVDGDVCALLREIDNHLCDSRRGERLREGVHVAIVGVTNAGKSSLLNAVCQKPTAIVSPVAGTTRDVVETALNIGGYPVLLSDTAGLRETSDIVEQEGMRRARQRLKQADVVVVVVDTTELPTDLTEAVHFLQDYLNKVILHKPDEEWDKSSPRLADWIVVCNKMDLVQVEDFKKLPEIHQEHGLPQVCMLSCKTGNGFDDFLHLLREKVEKMCGNPLAGSPSLTQARHRLHLQNCTQYLKQYHQHRDLDIVLATEYLRMALRQLGKITGKIGVKEILEVIFRDFCIGK comes from the exons ATGGATTCATTTGTGACGTTTCTGACG GGAATAGGAACAGTGAGGAAGCTAAAAGAGGACAAGGGAATTGGGCAGAACAGTCTACACCAGATGGGAAATGAGTCATCAAGTAGCAGTTTGAAGCTGCAG tGTGCTTTCCATGCCAGTTTTGTGAGGACACAGTGCTCAGACACCTATGAGAGAAGGACCATTTTTGCACTGAGCTCGGGTCACGGCAGGTGTGGGGTAGCTGTTATCCGAGTGAGTGGTCCTGCTAGTCGGGATGCACTCAGCTTTCTGACTGGCCGGAGACCTCTACCCCCAGCCAGGGCTGCTGTCATCAGGCCGCTGCTGGACCCCAGGTCTGGGGAGCGCCTCGACGTGGCCCTGGTGTTGTGGTTTCCAGGCCCACGCAGTTTTACTGGAGAAGATTGCTGTGAGTTTCACGTCCATGGCGGATCAGCAGTAGTCAGTGGAGTTCTTCAAGCTCTGGGAAGCTTACCTGGGCTGCACCCAGCTGAAGCAGGGGAGTTCACAAAACGTGCTTTTCAGAATGGGAAACTGGACTTGACGGAGGTAGAGGGTCTGGGAGACTTGATTCATGCTGAGACAGAAGCCCAAAGAAGGCAGGCACTGAGGCAGATGGCTGGCGACCTGGGACAGCTCTATCGTGCATGGAGTGAGAGGCTAACTCGATGCCTGGCTCATGCAGAAGCTTACATTGATTTCAGTGAAGATGACAACATTGAGGAGGGGGTACTTGATACAGTTGACGGTGACGTGTGTGCATTGCTGAGAGAAATTGACAATCACCTGTGTGACAGTCGCCGAGGTGAAAGGCTGAGGGAGGGAGTTCACGTTGCAATTGTCGGGGTGACAAATGCCGGCAAAAGCAGCCTTTTGAATGCAGTCTGTCAGAAGCCCACTGCCATCGTGTCACCTGTAGCTGGAACAACACGAGATGTTGTGGAGACAGCCCTGAACATCGGAGGATACCCTGTACTTTTGAGTGACACGGCAGGACTCAGAGAGACATCTGACATTGTAGAGCAAGAGGGCATGAGGCGTGCACGGCAGAGGCTAAAGCAGGCAGATGTTGTGGTTGTGGTAGTGGATACCACAGAGCTCCCAACAGACTTGACTGAAGCTGTCCATTTTCTCCAAGATTATCTGAATAAAGTAATTTTACATAAACCTGATGAGGAGTGGGATAAATCCAGCCCAAGACTGGCAGACTGGATTGTAGTTTGTAATAAAATGGATCTGGTCCAGGTGGAGGACTTCAAAAAGCTGCCCGAAATTCATCAAGAACATGGACTACCTCAAGTGTGCATGCTGTCATGTAAAACCGGCAATGGTTTTGATGACTTCCTACATCTCCTTAGGGAAAAAGTTGAAAAGATGTGTGGGAACCCCTTGGCTGGCAGTCCCAGTCTGACACAGGCCCGTCATCGGCTGCACctccagaactgcactcaatatcTAAAACAGTATCACCAGCATCGAGATCTGGACATTGTCCTAGCCACAGAGTATCTGAGAATGGCACTGAGACAACTGGGAAAGATCACTGGAAAAATTGGAGTTAAAGAAATCCTAGAAGTTATATTCAGGGATTTCTGTATTGGTAAATAA